Below is a genomic region from Lonsdalea populi.
GGCTGATGACCCGACTGGAATCCTATCTCGGGGTTCAACTGTTCAAGCGCACTACGCGTGCGCTGTCGCCCACCGACGTTGGCAAGGTTTATTACGAGCGTATCCGCCACCTCTTGGAAGAGCTCGATATGCTGGACGTCTCCATCCGCGACGAGGCCGCCGCCCCTCTGGCCGCCTGCGTCTTTCCGCCCCGATCACCTTCGGTATCGCCCAACTCTCTCTGTTACTGACCGACTTCGCCCGGCGCTATCCCGAGATTCAGTTGGACGTCAATTTCGCCGATCGTTTGGTGCATCTGGTGGACGAAGGCTACGATCTGGCCGTCCGTATCGGTAAACTCTCCGACAGCAGTATGATGGCGCGTAAGCTCTGCGATTCCCACATCATCTGCGTCGCGTCCCCGGAATATCTGGCGCAACACGGTACGCCAGACACCCCGGAAGCCCTGTTAAATCACCGCTGCATCGTGGATACCAATTTTCAGGATCCGTACAGTTGGACCTTCAGCGTCGCGGGGGTTATCAAAGCCGTCGCCATCCCCGGGAAGCTGTATTTTTCTAATGCGGAAGCATGCCTGACGGCCGCCAAACAAGGGCTGGGCATCACCCGCGTCCCCAGCTTTGTCGCGGGCAACAGCCTGCGCAACGGAGAAGTCGTGCCGCTGCTGCAAGCGTTGGAAACGCCTCCAATGGGGATCTACGTCGTCTACCCCGCCGCCCGAGCGCTGCCCGCCAAAGTCCGCGCTCTGGTCAATTTTCTGGTCGAACGTTATGAGAGCGCACCGCCGTGGGATCAGGGGTGGTGACCATTATTGCCGAAAACGTAATAATTATTCGCAGTTTGCCTACTTAACGTCTGGGATGGAAACAGTATAGTGATGCCACACAATGCTAAATCGAAGGGTATTCATGATGATTGATAATAAAACGGCCCCCTATGCCGCACTTCTGCTGCGTGTCGCGCTCAGCATCCTGTTCTTCGCTCACGTAAGCCTGAAAATATTCGTATTCACCCCGGCGGGAACGGCCCAGTTCTTCGCCTCGTTGGGTCTGCCCGGCTGGCTGGCCTACGTCACCATCGCGTGGGAACTGTTCACCGCCGTTACGCTGCTGCTGGGAGTTTGGTGCCGGGGCACCGCGCTGGCATCCATCTTGATCCTGCTTGGCGCTATCTTCACCGTGCACGGTCCAGCAGACTTCTTCTTCAATAACCCGAACGGCGGTTGGGAATTCCCTGCGCTGTGGATCGTCGGCCTGATCGCGCTGGCATTAGTCGGCGACGGGCCTTATGCCCTGAAACCGACGAGATCGCGTCAAGCCTGATCCCGCTTCATCCGGGGCCTGTGCCTGACGCCAGCCCCGGTGCTATTCTCTCTCTTGCCGCTGCGGCGCACTGCCGTAGCCGATTTATCTACAGCGAGGGACCGTATGGATAATTCACCGATCATTTTTTTGCACGGCATCGGCGGCTATGGCCGCTATTTCGCTTCCGTGGCCAAGCGTTGGCAACAACAGTGGCCGTCCACGCATTTCGCCCTTCCCAATGGCCCTTTTCCCTTCACGCAAGGCGAGGGCTTTCAATGGTTTGATATCGACGACGATACTCCCGCCTTACGCAACGCCCGCATCGTCGCCGCACGTGCCACGTTCGATGCCATTATTCAGCAAGCGATAGACCGATACCAGATGACTGAACACCCGGAACGGGTCGCGCTGGTCGGGTTTTCTCAGGGCGCAATCATGGCGCTGGATACACTGGCGTCGGACCGCTGCCCCTATGGCGCAATCGTCTCCTTCTCGGGCTATCTGCCTGTGTTTACCGATGCCCGCATTGCGCGCCGAATACCGGTCGCGCTGATACACGGCATGGCGGACGACAAACTGCCCTGGCAGCATAGCCAGCAGATGGAACGTGTATTGACGCAGGCCGGAGTTGACTGCGAACTGCATTTGCTGCCGAACGTCGATCACCGAGTCTCCGTTACGGGCACCAACCTCGCCGGCGACTTCCTCGCCCGCGTCATGCGTTGATCGCTCTCCGGCGACGCCTCGCCGGGGATTTCGAGTTGTACCTCAGCGTGGTTATCGTTTACTCTCCTTCCCGAATCCGAGCACTACCTTGTCCGAATCAGGAGGAGTCTGACGGCTATGCAAGGCTACGCCTATTCCCAATTTCCCCGGCTGTGCGCACTGATGTTCAGCGCCCTGCTCACACTCATCAGCGGCTGCGACAATCAGAACAGCGACAGTCCCACGCCCCCTTCTTCCGCCGACGCCCACGACGGCTGGCCGCGAACGGTCCAAACGTTAAAAGGCCCGCTGACGCTGCAACATCCGCCGCAGCGCATCGTGTCCACCAGCGTCACCATTACCGGTACGCTGTTGGCGATTAATGCGCAGGTGATCGGTTCCGGCGCCACCAGCCGTAACTCTACGGTGTCCGACGATCAGGGCTTTTTTATCCAGTGGGGACAAGAAGCCAGAGCGCGCAATGTTAAGCCGCTGTACATCACCGAGCCTAACGCGGAAGCCATTGCCGCCGCGTCACCGGATCTGATCGTTATTGCCGCCACCGGCGGCGACTCCGCGTTGAAACTCTATGACCAGCTTTCCGCCATCGCCCCAACGCTGGTGATCGACTACGGCGATAAGAGCTGGCAGCAGTTGGCCGAACAGTTGGGTGTAGCGACGGGCCGCGAAAAAGAGGCCCATGACGTCGTCGACCGCTTTGAACAGCGCGTACAGGCGATCAAACAGGCGATTTCGCTGCCGCCGCAGCCGGTTTCAGCGCTGGTGTATTACGAAGACGGACGGGGGGTGAATATCTGGACCCGCGCTTCCGCGCAAGGCCAGCTCCTGTCGGAGTTAGGCTTTCAGCTGGCCGATCTGCCGCCTGGCCTGCCGACCGAAACCAGTCAGGGTAAACGGCGGGACATCGTACAAATCTCGGGAGAGAACATGGCGGACAGTCTGAACGGCAAATCTTTGCTGCTGTTTTCCGCCGATGAAAAAACGGTCGGCAATCTGATGAATAATCCGTTCCTGAGCCACATCGAGCCTGTTGTGCAACAGCATGTGTGGGCGATGGGGCCGGACACGTTCCGGCTCGATTATTACAGCGCTAACAATATGCTGAACAATATCGAGCATTTTTTCTGCAAGCCTTAATCCTTCATGTCCCCGATTCGGCCGCGTCTCTGCGGCCTGCGTCCACGCTTCTGTCCATCGTCGCCTAAGCGTGGCGCGAGGAGGATCGCTCCGCCTCATCCGGCCCTTCGCCAACCGGTTCTTCCTCATTAACCTGCCCGAACGTACATCGGCGCAAAGGCCGAACCAGCAACATCAGCCCAAGTCCCAGTATCGCCGCCGCGCCGCCGAAAGACATAAGGCTTAGCGCCGGCGTCATAAGCCGGGTCATCGCCCCCAGACCCAGCGCGCCGATCGAATCGCCGGTCACGTCCTGCGCCGACCCCAGACTATTCACGCGTCCCAGCAGCCTGTCCGGCGTATGCGTCTGAATCAAAGTGAACTGCAGCAGGGAGGCAATGGCGTTGAGATAGCCGTAACAAACCAGCGCCGCCAGCGCCACGGCGAAATAGCCCGCCGCGCCCAGCAGCGCCACAGACAGGAACGCGCCCATCGTACAGACTAACAGCACCATCCCCGGCCGACTTACGCCGGAAACCCAGCCGCTGGTAAACGCGCCCAGCATCGCCCCCAGCGGCACCGCGGAGTACATTAGGCCGATGGCTGAGGGGCCGGCGTGATAAACATCGTTCGCCAACCCAGGAAACAAGACCCGCATCGCGCCGATCATGCTGACCAGCAGACCGAGCACCACCACCCAGCCGACCACCGGGTGCGAACAGACGAATTTTACGCCGCCCGCCAGCGAACGCAGCGGATGCTCCGGCTCGCAGGCCTCCGGCTGAAGAGACGGCAACCGCATGAGCGGGATCAAGGTGCCCAGAGTGCCGATAGCCGCCACGGCGAAACTCCAGCCGACGCCGCCCGCCACGATAATGACCCCGCCCAGCGCCGGCGACAGGATAGCCCCCAGTCGTACCGTCAACATACTCAGCGCACCGGCGGCCGGAAGATTCTCCCGCCCCACCAGCAGCGGGATCACCGCCATCAGCGCCGTCATGCCTAAGGCGCCGAAGAACCCATCCCAGGCGGCCAGCACGTACAGCGCCACGAGAGACGGCGAGCTGGAAAAAGCATTGAGGCTGAGCGCGACAAAACCCAGTCCGCAGGTGCCGCGCGCGAACAGGATGAGTTTGCGCCGGTCGAAACGGTCCGCCAGCACGCCGCCGCACATCA
It encodes:
- a CDS encoding LysR family transcriptional regulator; this translates as MERLECDRMFVAIYELGSFSRAAERLETSAAQASRLMTRLESYLGVQLFKRTTRALSPTDVGKVYYERIRHLLEELDMLDVSIRDEAAAPLAACVFPPRSPSVSPNSLCY
- a CDS encoding substrate binding domain-containing protein, with translation MAQLSLLLTDFARRYPEIQLDVNFADRLVHLVDEGYDLAVRIGKLSDSSMMARKLCDSHIICVASPEYLAQHGTPDTPEALLNHRCIVDTNFQDPYSWTFSVAGVIKAVAIPGKLYFSNAEACLTAAKQGLGITRVPSFVAGNSLRNGEVVPLLQALETPPMGIYVVYPAARALPAKVRALVNFLVERYESAPPWDQGW
- a CDS encoding DoxX family protein is translated as MMIDNKTAPYAALLLRVALSILFFAHVSLKIFVFTPAGTAQFFASLGLPGWLAYVTIAWELFTAVTLLLGVWCRGTALASILILLGAIFTVHGPADFFFNNPNGGWEFPALWIVGLIALALVGDGPYALKPTRSRQA
- a CDS encoding alpha/beta hydrolase; its protein translation is MDNSPIIFLHGIGGYGRYFASVAKRWQQQWPSTHFALPNGPFPFTQGEGFQWFDIDDDTPALRNARIVAARATFDAIIQQAIDRYQMTEHPERVALVGFSQGAIMALDTLASDRCPYGAIVSFSGYLPVFTDARIARRIPVALIHGMADDKLPWQHSQQMERVLTQAGVDCELHLLPNVDHRVSVTGTNLAGDFLARVMR
- the fepB gene encoding Fe2+-enterobactin ABC transporter substrate-binding protein; translated protein: MQGYAYSQFPRLCALMFSALLTLISGCDNQNSDSPTPPSSADAHDGWPRTVQTLKGPLTLQHPPQRIVSTSVTITGTLLAINAQVIGSGATSRNSTVSDDQGFFIQWGQEARARNVKPLYITEPNAEAIAAASPDLIVIAATGGDSALKLYDQLSAIAPTLVIDYGDKSWQQLAEQLGVATGREKEAHDVVDRFEQRVQAIKQAISLPPQPVSALVYYEDGRGVNIWTRASAQGQLLSELGFQLADLPPGLPTETSQGKRRDIVQISGENMADSLNGKSLLLFSADEKTVGNLMNNPFLSHIEPVVQQHVWAMGPDTFRLDYYSANNMLNNIEHFFCKP
- the entS gene encoding enterobactin transporter EntS; its protein translation is MARTSVLLDFSLLKNNAHFRAIFVARMLSVFSLGMLAVGVPIQIQSMTGSTLQVGVAVALDGVGMFIGLMCGGVLADRFDRRKLILFARGTCGLGFVALSLNAFSSSPSLVALYVLAAWDGFFGALGMTALMAVIPLLVGRENLPAAGALSMLTVRLGAILSPALGGVIIVAGGVGWSFAVAAIGTLGTLIPLMRLPSLQPEACEPEHPLRSLAGGVKFVCSHPVVGWVVVLGLLVSMIGAMRVLFPGLANDVYHAGPSAIGLMYSAVPLGAMLGAFTSGWVSGVSRPGMVLLVCTMGAFLSVALLGAAGYFAVALAALVCYGYLNAIASLLQFTLIQTHTPDRLLGRVNSLGSAQDVTGDSIGALGLGAMTRLMTPALSLMSFGGAAAILGLGLMLLVRPLRRCTFGQVNEEEPVGEGPDEAERSSSRHA